In Hallerella succinigenes, the following are encoded in one genomic region:
- a CDS encoding metal-dependent transcriptional regulator: MSQTLKLSQSLEDYLEMVHILCLENKGTAHVKDIAERLSVKMPSVNKAMNELKKLDLVIQEPYTGISLSPVGKKTAAKILARHFLLKAMLTKLGVSEKNANEDACKMEHILSQESLNAIDAFVHDERKS, translated from the coding sequence ATGTCTCAAACACTGAAGCTTTCGCAGAGCCTCGAAGATTATTTGGAAATGGTTCACATTCTTTGTCTAGAAAACAAGGGGACCGCACACGTCAAGGATATCGCCGAACGTCTTTCCGTGAAAATGCCTTCCGTGAACAAAGCGATGAATGAACTCAAGAAACTCGACTTGGTGATTCAGGAACCGTACACAGGCATTTCCCTATCCCCGGTCGGCAAAAAGACCGCTGCAAAAATTCTCGCCCGTCACTTTTTGCTCAAGGCCATGCTCACCAAGCTCGGCGTCAGCGAAAAGAACGCAAACGAAGATGCCTGCAAAATGGAACACATTCTTTCGCAGGAATCCCTCAACGCGATCGACGCTTTTGTCCACGACGAAAGGAAGTCTTAA